In Brassica napus cultivar Da-Ae chromosome A3, Da-Ae, whole genome shotgun sequence, the sequence CTCAGATACCTCACGCGAGAAGATTGGCACAGAGGCTGTATCCTGTTGCTAGAATGGTGGATCTTCATGGTGGTCATCTTGTTAGCCACGAGAGAACAGATGAGGTACCCTTTTTTTGTTCCTGTTTACTGTCATGTCTTTAACTTCTCTGTCTCTCTTGCGTCTGTTGTTATATAAAGACTTGAACACTAACAAGTCTTTGCTTCCTTAACCTTCTATAGTCTGCAGTAAATGTTTGTGGATATCATAATCCGATTTGACCGTAACTTATCATAAAAGATAAAAGACGGAACTAGAATCATTTCATAATCTGAAAACAAGCCTCTATTTGGAAGAAAATCGTCTTCTTAGTAGCTGATCGACCATTGTGATTTGTAATCAATACTATGTTATGTAAACCTTGTTGTTAGTTTTGATAGCAAACTATAAAAGACTTACCAGGCTCTTGAGTTCTTTGTAAGAATAGGCATTGCTATAATAAATGGTAGAGGGAACAAATGTTTTTCTTGCTCTTGTCTGTATCTCTCTTATATCTCCTCAGAACCTGGAAGAAAGGATTGAACATGCATTACTGATCATTTTTGCAGGTTAATAAATCTCTTATGGAGTTAATAAAGGCGTCAGAAATGAAGAAAGCACCAACCGATTGGACTAACCTGACACCTGAAACTCCCGGTATAAGAGTTGCACAAGTATCCACTCTTTCAGACCGTTGTTCTTCATTTTCGAAGCTTGTTCTGAGACTAATATCAACGTTTCCTTTCAGGTTATTTCACGAGGAGAATAGCATTGATTAGAACCTCATCAGAAGGCAAGAATGCGGTCTCTCCTCCATCTTTCATCATGGAAAAGTTTCATCGATGTCTACTTTTCCTCTTAGGGCTTCTGGTTTTGGCATTCGAGCATGCAAGAAGAGCTTTCAGGGTCGTCAAACCCGTCAAAGTTGGGCCTTGTCTCACATAACAACAACACACCTATCATACATTTCAATTTGTCAGACTGGTAAGAAGCTCCTCACTGCTTTAACTATGACTAGTAGAACGTTAGCAACTAGACTTATCCTAAACAGAGTTTTCGTACAGACAATTATGCTGTTCTCCAATGATCAAGCTGatgaaaacataaaagataATTTTACTGCAAAAAAGAAGCTAGAGAAGGAGAGACCACTGCTTGTACATGGAAGAGATGATAATAATACAAAACTGTTGATATATACATGTGTAGAGGAATCATTTCACAAGGAACATTTGTTGTAATTTAGTACCTTGATCGAAATGTAATATGTAAAATACAAGACATAATAAATCTCAATTGAAACTTTACATGTATTTTTTACAAGTTCTATATGCTATCTATAAAGGATTAAGCGCTTAAGATAATTGAATAAGAATAACCACTAAGAAAACAACACAATTTAATGCAGTAGAAATTCTTGGTCTTTGATTAAACATTCTATGTTTCATGAATCTTCACCATGTTGTTGTAATATATGAAAGCCATGTATGAAGGTTATAGCTTCTAGTTACAAAACAAGAGCTAGTTCTAAAAATAAGAAGTACAAAGAAAACATAACAAAGAGATGAGAAGAGGACATGCCTGATACTGCTTCTGTCTGAAACCAAAGCTCAAAAATCATCTTCCGTGGATGAtgtcttgttttcttcttttcttttcttgtaaCAGCTTTGTTGAATGATCTTGTTCTGTAAAACTAGAAAGAgcttttagagagagagagagcaaaatGAGTAGAGATTCTGATATGCTCAAAGTAATATTCATTCATGCAAAATATTCCCACGGCATATACCCCCTTTCACGATCATTGTTTACGGTTTGCGAACCTTTCCTCAATTCACATCGTAATGAAAAGTCTTGGGCCAGAGGCCCATTAAGCCCCTTTTGCTGattctctcttttattttttgggtACAACCTCCATTGACAGAAGGAAGGAAGCAGCAAAAAAACATGGCTGCAACTGGTCCTCGAACTGCGCCTTTCAACCAAAATTGGGATTTCAGCTGGTATGTTCAGCTTCTGGTTTCTCTGTATCTAGTGATAGAACATACTAATTCAATTATTCAAATCTTGAGTCTGGCAAGTTTGAAGGAATCTCTTTGATTTTAGAGTCCAAAGTTTCGATCTTTACCCACATTAACAGCCTATACGACCTAATTTCATTATCTCCGCTCATTTAGATTATTTCGCACTTACTTTTGTACGAGTTTGCCCTTTGAGGATCACACTGTTATAGACTTGATGAAATTtttcaatttgattttttttttttttgtggtagaAAGTTTCGGGCTGTGATTATCTTGtaagagttttttttgtatGGGCTAAATTTGCAGCAACTTGGATGTGAATTTCGAAACGGAACAACAAGCTTTCATTGCGTACACATCATTGGCTGTTGATAAAGAGGTTTGAAAGTTTCTCAATTCACTCTTGTTATAGTTTCTTATGCTGTGACCGTTAATGCAGTTGCAGCCTGATAAGGTGAGAAGAGTCATGTCCGTATCAAACAACAAGCTTTCTGTGTGAGTTTCTCAAAGTTAATCTATCCTGCTTAAATCGTTTTAAAACTGATTGATGCCTAATTGGAAATCTTTCGGGTCCGtttactagttttttttttatatttgctcATTGGATAACTTTACAGCCACTTTGAGGCAATAGAGGCAAGGCTTCTTCGAGCATCCTTCTCTGCGTTTCTTGACGTTCTTACACTGGCCACAAGAACAATTCAAGAATTTGGGCAATTCTGAAAGCACCAATGTGTAGACGAATGTTGATTCTTTCTCTTTGTCCCTTCAAGAATTCAATTATTGTAGTGTTTATCAAGCAGTGTATTGTTATGTTGTGGCTGAATCGAAgtgtaaaatatattacatttaaagcTTATGATTTTGACTAGGTTTGCGACTTGCGAGATCGGTTAGaatggtttgtttggtttgggTGATtcggtttcttttcttttctctatgAGTTTCAATCTCAACAAGTAAGAATTGATGCTTCTGAATTTCGTTTTCATTTTGGAAAAGAATGCATTTGGATTTTGATGTATGTATTTTATAAGTTTCTTGACCATCAATGATGGTCATTAACCTGGTTAACATGATGAGCTCTCATTTGTAAGAATCCCGAGCTAGTATTCTAATTTTGAAGAATTCAATGACCATGGattttccaatatatatatatgctcatCAAGGTCTACACtcccaaaaaaaacaattacgtAGATCTCAAACAAgaagtttattttcaaaaaccaatTACATGGATCTAAAACAAGAAGTTTATTTCTGGAAAAACAATgacatatttattttcaaactcCATATAATGTAGTTTATTTCCAAACTCCATTAAATCATCTGATTGTTAGTTAAGGTGTTGGTGTTTCTCACAATGCATGTAGAATCCGACTCATATGATGGTCCTCAACAGATCATTACTTTCAGTAACATATTTGCAGTGACTTCTGTTTTGCTATAAACCTCTATCCAGGACTTAGAATTGTTagtatattattagaaatttatttAGCTCCTTATTGTGTTTGAGGTACTTGGTGTAAGTGGTGTAAAACCCTTTTTCCTAAAATGATCTTTATGCTTTCCAGGGATGAATTCAACCAGGAAGATATGGAATTGGTTCAGTTTGTGATCAATATATTCAGGAATTTACCGACTATCCATGATATTCCACCGCTTCAAAAGGCTAGAGAATTCATTGGTTAATTTCTGTGGCTGAGGGTCAGTTTCTTGAACTCATGTCCAGTGAAAACGGATGGACATATTTCTTATAATTATTCTGTCTACCGAGAGTTCTAACAGCTTGTTAACAGCTTGTCACTCAGTCTAGTGACTAGTTGTTCAATCCAAACAAGTTTTCCTTTTCCATTTCTTACTTATTCTTTCCGGTTGCTAATGCAGTTTTGCAATTATTTCTCTTAATTCCTTTACAATTTAGATAACAGAGAACAAAATTATACTACTAATATGTATTTCAGACTTTATTATTGCTATTGGTTTGCAGTAAATCTGCTTCTTAAaagataaaactttttttgcttGAATAATCTGTATTTATAGTTTCATATGCTATTTTCGCTTGCTTAGATGATTTtgaatttcataaaacttttataaatgtgTCAATCTGTATGTACTATGTACACCAGTAAAAGTTTTGTGTTTCTTTACCAATATGCTATTTTGAAGTGATTTTGTAAGACTAAGCATTCTATTCTCTAAACTCGGTGTTGATCAATCGTTTTAAAACTTCCGAATATGTAATAAATAACTGAATatctttatttgtattttaagtCTGGTTTAGGCATTCTTTACGCCTATATGCATTCTACGTTCTTTAATTTAAAGGCTTACTGAACAGGTTGTAAAAAAAGAATTGTATACGTGACTTTGTCTATGTAACTTAGTATTCATAACTGGTTGACCAAACCATTCGACAAATATATGGATATTTGCTGACAAGAAACAAGACCAAGGACAATAATTAACAAAACCCTCTCTAATGTCCAGGAGATACTTATGTCTCAGTGTTATTAATTATACCTCGTGTTGTAATCAATAGACGACCAACAAACATTCCCTTCGAGATTTGAGAGATTCATATCATTAATTGCATTTCTCAAACTACACGATTAAAACCTTATTTCGAGTATCTCAGACGTAACCCATAAAAAGACAGGACATGAGGAGATAAGTCTCTCGAAAGTGGCCTCTTTGGGATTCATCATAGATATTAAGTGCAAAATCCTCAGACTAGGTAAGTAAATAAACTCTGAATCACGCAAGAAGACGCCATCGAGTTTTAAAGATACCAGTGTCTCGCAGACATAAAGGCTTAGGGGCATCCCATGAAAATAAGCCCTAAACCGCCTGTAACAAAATTTAGGGATATGAGGACTATCTGGATCAGTCCGAACATCTAGATGTTGGATCTTTCGCTTAACTGCTGCATCAATCCATGGTGTGACGTAAGAATTGTAATAATCTACACCTTTATTCGAATCTACACCTTAATTTGACTCCACATCTAACTCAACTTTGTCTATGCTTGAAACCCTGTCGGAATCGAAAAACCTGTCACCAAAATTAACCAAGGCATCTTTTTTCTGGAAGACTCGATAATTCAATCCTAAACGAGGAACCCAAAGCCAGAGAGTCCTCCATCTGGTGGACAGAACACTCGTTCTTACAGCATCCTTTGTGGGAAGATGATAAAGTACTCGACAGATCAAAGGATCAGGCAATTCGCTTATCCTATCTAGTTCATTATTAAGCCACACTTCCGGTTTTCTTCTTCTAgccatatatatttcttttgttcTGAACTGTTTTGTCTGCATAACAAAAATTGGAAACCAAAGTTTCAATAAGGATGGATTCCAAGGTTCACTAGAAGATGAATCAAACAAGACCACAACGAGACTAGTCAGCCTAGGGTTTATTTCTTGTAATAAGAAAAGTGGATGAAAAACCGAATGTTCGATCAAaagaaatgaaatcacttaCTCCCGTCACAATTGGCGAAGAGAAAGGAAAGATTCAGATTGTCTGGGAATTTGGAGTCTCTAGCCAGAGTAGAGTGCTTTGATCTGAAAGAAAAatgttaatttatgtttttgtttgtttgaaagtttatgtttttttaagacACCCTCAATGAGGGGTTTTAAGAgagtatttataataataatataataaaaattgaaaaatctataatataataggAGAGTTTCTCTCCTCCTAAGCCGACACGTCAGCATTTTGGTGGgtctcacttttaaaaagtgtgaaaaaataTCAAGTCTGTGGCTCGAACCCggattattgagatataaactacaacatttataccactgaaCTAAaaga encodes:
- the LOC106368963 gene encoding EKC/KEOPS complex subunit LAGE3-like codes for the protein MAATGPRTAPFNQNWDFSCNLDVNFETEQQAFIAYTSLAVDKELQPDKVRRVMSVSNNKLSVHFEAIEARLLRASFSAFLDVLTLATRTIQEFGQF